One Synechococcus sp. Nb3U1 genomic window, TCCCAGCCGCGGCGTCCTCCGGGATCCCTTTGATCCGGTGGCAATCGCCCAAAGCTATGTGGCAGGGGGGGCCAGTTGCCTATCGGTACTGACAGATGAGCGGTTTTTTCAGGGCAGTGGCGAGTCTCTGCGGCAAATTCGGGCGGCGGTGGGGATCCCGTTGCTGTGTAAAGAGTTCATTCTCTATCCCTACCAGATCCTCTGGGCCCGCTCGCTGGGAGCAGATGCAGTGCTGTTGATTGCGGCTATCCTCTCGGATGCGGACTTGGGCTATTTTCTGAAGCTGATTGCTCAGTTGGGTATGGCGGCTCTGCTGGAGGTGCATACCCCCCAAGAGTTGCAGCGGGTACTGCGTTTACCCCAGCTGAAGGAGGCCAAGGGGCGGGTGCTGATTGGCATCAATAATCGGGATCTGAGAACCTTTACGGTGGATTTGAACACAACCCACAATTTGTTGGCGGCCTACCGGGATCCCCTCGCAGATCTACCGGTTGTGAGCGAATCTGGCATTCATACTGACGCTGATTTGCAACAGTTGCAGGCTTGGGGGGTACGCTCCGTTTTGGTGGGGGAAGCCTTGGTCAAGCAGCCGGATCCTGGCCAAGCAGCTCGGCACCTATTGGCATCTCACTGAATGGGGATCACATGGATCCCAGGGATCACTCAGACCGATGAAACGCATTCCTGTGCCTGCTCATGTCCACTACGAATTTTTGCTGCGGGTTCTGGAGCGGCAGACTTTTCCGGCAGTCGAAGAACAGGATTTTAACAATCGGGCCCGCATGCAAGAGCTGATCAACTCCCTGCGTAAGGCCCTGACCCAACAGCAGCAACTGGAAGAAGACTGGCGACAACGGGGTTATCAAGTGGATCACCGTTGGAATATGGAAGAACCGTGACCCCTCTTGACTCTCCAGTGGACTGTAAGGTTTAGCATCAAGCCAACTGAGCTATTCCCGCAAGCAGCCCCGCACTCTAGCCGTTAGGGTGTCGGCGTAGCCTGTCGTAGGCATAGCGTCGGGAGGATGTCACTTCTACAACCCTCTTCGGGGGGTAGCACCTTACTCTCAGGAGGTTTTCCAACCAAGATGCAGACTGCGTTGACCGTGCCCAAGCTAGCCTGTTTGGCCTGTGTAGAAACGATTACCCAAGCGGTGCAGCAACTGGATCCACAAGCCCATGTCCAGGCAGATCCCAAAACCAAGCAGGTGGTGATCACCTCCGAGCGCCCTGTGAGTGATTTGCGGCAGGCTCTCATCCAAGTGGGCTATCCCCCGGTATAGCCCATTCGTGGCTGGAAACGGTCTGATCCAAACAGATGCTCTTTCTACAAGTAGCTGCCTTTGTCCTTCTTGGGGGGATGGGTGGCTACCGATTTCATCCAGGTGTTGCCATGTCTGCTCAAAAAGTATCGTCGGGTGCGTTATCGGTCTTTACACCCCCTGGCGAGGGCACTTGGCAGTTGGCCTTGCAGGGCATGAGTTGTGCCTCCTGTGCCCACAGCATCGAACAGGCTCTTACCCAGGTGCCGGGGGTATCCCAGGCATCTGTTAATTTTGCTACGGAGCAGGCCACGGTCAAAGGGGATCCCAAGCTGGTGAATCCACAGGGGTTGATTCGGGCAGTGGAGCAGGCGGGGTATCAGGCGCGGTTGATCCAAGACGACTGGCCGGATCCCACAGATGCAGAGCGGATCGCTCAACGGGCCGCCGAACGAGAATTGCGGCTGAAGGTAGCCATAGGGGTGAGTATCAGTACGGTGTTGGTGATTGGATCCCTACCGATGATGCTGGGGATGGAGATCCCAGGTTTTCCCATGTGGCTGCACAATCCTTGGTTGCAGTTGCTGTTGACGGCCCCGGTGCAGTTTTGGGTGGGCAAGCATTTTTATCGCGGCGCTTGGGCGGCTTGGCAACGGCGTTCGGCGGATATGAATACGTTGGTGGCCTTGGGAACGAGCGCAGCTTTCTTCTATTCTCTTTTCCCGACGGTTTTTCCTCACTATTTCTCTCAACAGGGGCTGCAGCCGGATGTGTATTACGAGGTCTCGGCGGTGGTCACCACTCTGATCCTGGTGGGCAAGTGGATGGAGCAACAGGCCAAAGGGCAAACCTCTGAAGCGATTCGCAAGCTGATGGGGTTGCAACCCAAAACGGCGCGGGTGATTCGCCAAGGTGTGGAGCGGGATATCCCGATTCGGGAGGTGCAGGTGGGGGATCAGATCCGAGTGCGCCCTGGAGAAAAAGTGCCAGTGGATGGGGTCGTTCTAGAGGGATCCTCGGCGGTGGATGAGTCGATGGTAACCGGGGAGAGCTTGCCCATACAGAAGTCTGTAGGAGATGAGGTGATTGGGGCAACGTTGAACCGGACAGGTAGCTTTGTGATGGAGGCCCGCCGGGTAGGTAAAGACACTGTACTGGCCCAGATCGTGCGCTTGGTCCAGGAAGCTCAGGGATCCAAAGCGCCCATTCAACAGTTGGCGGATCAGGTCACGGCTTGGTTTGTCCCGGCGGTGATTGGAGTTGCCATCCTCACTTTTATCCTTTGGTGGGTGCTGGCAAGTAACCCGACCTTGGCCCTGGTGAATACGATTGGCGTGCTGATTATCGCCTGTCCCTGTGCCTTGGGGTTGGCTACCCCCACCTCGATTATGGTGGGTACAGGGCGGGGGGCAGAATTGGGGGTACTGATAAAAAGTGCCAATAGCCTGGAGCTGGCCCATCGTTTGTGCACCGTGGTCTTGGACAAAACCGGTACCCTCACCGAAGGCCGTCCCACCGTCACGGATATCTGGACGAATGGCCCCTCTTCCCTGGCTGTGTTGCGCCTAGCAGCGGCAGTAGAACGGCACTCGGAGCATCCCTTGGCTCAGGCAGTGGTACAAAAAGCTGAAGCAGAGGGGATCACGATCCCTGCAGTTCAGCATTTTCAAGCGATGGTGGGCAATGGGGCGGAAGCCTGGGTGGAGGATCAGAGGATTCGCATCGGTCGGCTAAGTTGGTTGCAGGAGCTGGGGATCCTCTGGGATCCCGCTTGGGCAGAGCAGGTGCAAGCCTGGGAAAGCCAGGGCAAAACCGTGATCGGGGTGACTCAATCGGAAAGTTTGCTGGGGCTATTGGCGATTGCTGACCCACTTAAACCCACCTCCCCTGAAGCCGTGCAACAGCTGCAACAGATGGGCCTGGAGGTGATCATGCTCACGGGCGACAACCCAACGACTGCCGAAGCGATTGCTCAACAGGCAGGGATTCGGCGAGTGATTGCCCAAGTGCGCCCCGATCAAAAGGCAGCTCATATACGCCAATTGCGGCAGCCTCAACACCTTGTGGCGATGGTAGGGGATGGCATCAATGATGCGCCCGCTCTGGCTGAAGCGGATGTGGGCATTGCCATCGGCACAGGTACGGACGTGGCCATAGCCGCCAGCGATATCACCCTGATGTCGGGAGATTTGCGGGGCGTGGTTACCGCCATTCAATTGAGTCGGGCCACCCTCAACAACATTCGGCAAAACCTATTTTTTGCCTTTATCTACAACACCCTTGGGATCCCGATTGCGGCGGGGGTGCTCTACCCCTTCACTGGCTGGCTTCTCAACCCAATTGTGGCGGGAGCAGCCATGGCCTTGAGTTCCGTCTCGGTGGTGACCAATGCTCTGCGGCTGCGGCGGTTTCGACCTCGTTAAGAGTCGAAGACAAAATGGCAAAGAAAAAAGGTAGGTTCATCACCTACCCCAATAGAATCCTCATTCTTAACTTGCAATCATGTTGCAATCATGTTGTAATCATGCTGAAATCACAGCCCCTTCAACTACAAATCATAGTTGAATCAGTGAATCAGGATGAGAGCTATGGATGTGGATGTAAACCCAAATCCACATCTAAATCACATCCAGATCAAGAAACAACATTCACTTTAACCAGTTGGGCTTTCTCCGATTCCGCCTTCGGTAACGTTAGGGTCAGGATCCCATCTTTGTACTCCGCTTTCACCTGATCATGTTGGATCCGGTTTGGCAGCGGGATTACCCGTTGGAAACGCCCATAGCGGAACTCACTGCGGGTTACTCCTTTGTCTTCAGAGCGTTTTTCAAATCGCCGTTCCCCACTGATGGAAATCGCCTCCGCTGTCGCTTGAATGTCCAGATCGTTGGCATCCAAACCGGGCAACTCCAGCTTCAAGGTAATGGCTTCTGGGTCATCATGCATTTCTACTGCGGGCACAAATGCAAATCCAAGATCCCCATCGTTGGCACGGGGAACCAGACGGTCAAACATCCGGTTCATTTCCCGTTGGATTTCATCAATTTCACGAAATGGATCCCAGCGAACGATATTCATAAATCGTCCTCCTGACATGATCTTCATGTTTTGCTTTAACTTCCGATCCAAACCTAGAGGCTTGACACAACCTCTATGCTTCTAATTTAGGCAATAGTAGCCGGAGATATGTAGGGTTTTCTGGAATGTCTTTAGGGGATTTGCCGCCCCTGCTGGAATGGACTAGGGCTCGGTACGTTTGGGCCGACGATTGGGTCGTGTTTGCAACCACATGCTGAGACCTGTCGCCGCTATGACCAACAATCCCAATCCGTTCAAGAAAGGATAAACCGCTTGCAGATTCAGAGGCCCCCATTGGCCTTTGTGGATTTGGATGAGCCAGTAGTAGTCGAAGTTTTGATTGAGAAGGGCAATTTGGTACAGGGATCCCGTCAGCACAGTCACCACCAACGGCAAAAACAGGATGGGGGCGAGAATGCGGTGGATCTTGCGGATTGTCATCTTGTTCAGGACCATGGGGTTCTCTCCAAAGCGGGGGTCTTACTTTAGTAATGGTACGAGTTGAGCGCTTGAGTGGTTTTGCCCGCCCCTGAACCCGGTCAAACGAGACTCTCATGCCGCGACTGGCTCAATACCTGATATTCCATCGGATCAAAAAAGGGATCCCCAGCTACATAGGCTCGACCGGGGGAGAGATCCGGCAAGGGATCTGCCTCCGCTTGGCCATCGAAAGTCAGCTCCAACAGCACCCCGTTGGGATCGTAGACAAACAGTTGCCATAGGCTGGTTCCCGGCACGATGAACTCACGACAGGAAAGGCCTAACTGGGCGATCCGCCGCTTCAATTCGTGGAATCCTACTGCCTGAAGGGAAACGTGATCAATGGCTCCGGTTTCTAAGGGAGCCACCCCTGATTTCCCCAAGGCTGGGCCACCGGCGTAGATGTGAAGAATGGCAGGATTTTCGGGGGTTGGGCAGGCCAGCCATGCTCCCGGAAACCCAAAGTTGGGGCGGGGAACTTGCCGCATACCCAGGATCTGGGTGTAAAAGCGGATCGTGGCTTCCAAATCGTTGGTTTTAATGGCGATGTGAAATAAGCCCGTGAGCACCATAGTTCCGTGCGCAATCCCTAGGTCATCGATCGACGAGTCATCCATCCTCCGCATCAGGTCAGGCCAGATCCCTTCCCCATCTCTGACTGGGCTAACGGGTCACCTCCAAAAAGGATCCCATGCGGCGAAACTTCTGGTAACGATCCTCCCGCAGTTGTCGGCCACTTAAGCTAGAAAGCTCCTGTAGATGTCTTAGCAGGGCTTGCTTTAGGGCTTGGGCTGCTTCCACCGGAGCGCGATGGGCACCTCCAACGGGTTCGGGCAGGATCTCGTCGATGACTTCTAGTTGCAGCAGATCTTGAGCAGTGATGCGCAGGGCCGCCGCTGCTTGTGGGGCTTTTTTAGCATCTTTCCAGAGAATCGTTGCACACCCTTCCGGGGAGATCACTGAATAAACAGCATGTTCAAACATCAACACCCGGTCGCCAATACCGATGGCCAAGGCTCCACCGGATCCCCCTTCACCGATGACGGTGCAGATAATCGGGATCTCCAAGCGGAAGAGGGCTTGTAGGTTGGCGGCGATCGCCTCTCCTTGTCCCTCTTCTTCTGCCTTCAGGCCGGGGTAGGCCCCCGGAGTATCAATAAAGGTGAGTAGGGGGAGGCCAAAACGGTGGGCATGTTCCATCAGTCGGAGCGCCTTGCGATAGCCAGCCGGATTGGGCATGCCGAAGTTGCGGTGAATGTTGTCTTTGGTGTCACGGCCTTTTTGGTGGCCCAGGATGACAACCGGCCGATCTTCTAGTTTGGCCAAACCACCGACAATCGCTGGATCATCCTGGCCGTGGCGATCTCCGTGTAGTTCGAACCAGTCGTCGCAGATGGTTTGCACGTAGTCGAGGGTGCTGGGGCGACGGGGGTGACGGGCCACCTGCAGGCGTTCCACCGGGGTAAGCTGGCGGAAGATCTCACGGCGCAGTTCTTCAGCTTTAGCTTCCAGTTGGCGAATTTGCTCGGAAGCTTCGATCTCATTGTCTTCTGCCAAAGAGCGAATCTCCTCAATGCGTTGCTCTAGGGCAGCGACAGGCTGCTCAAAATCCAGCAGCATACGGTCGGTAGATTTGGTCATGACCGATCCAAAAACGGGCTTTGGGTTGGATAGGGTTGAACGTCGATCTTCTCATATCCGGTTCCTCACAGGCAGAAAAAACAGAATCCTTCTGCTCTTTCCCGTCAGACACCCCCCTATTAAGCTTCCAGAATCTCCAGCACACAGTCCTTTGACTTTCTGGGTAAGGTAAAGAATAGGGTTAAGAACAAATCACCCGTTTCGGGAAGGGATCCCTTGCCTACGACCAAAAATGCACCGACACTTGCTCCACTGCCCCCTTGGCTCCGCTGGGCCATGGTGGGATCCGTGGTTGTGGCCATTGGGCTGGGGGCTTTTTGGCAACATGGGCAACCGGAGCGACAGGTGCGCGTTCACACTGAAACCTTGTTGCGGGCGGTAGAGGGACGCGATTGGGAACGGGTGGAGTCGCTCTTTTCCGAGGCTTACACCGATGACTGGGGGTTTGATAAGCAAACGGCGCTTTCCTACGCTCAGCAGGTTTTTGGCCAATTTTTTCGCCTGCGCATTCAGCCGCAGGAACTGCAGGTACAGATCAGCCAAGGGGATAGGGGGAATGCCACCGTTTGGTTTGTGATCGAGGGATCCGGCGATCCCTTGGCCAACCTAACTCGGGATCAGGTGAATGCGTTGGAGCAACCGTTTCAGTTTTTCTGGCAGCGCCCTGGGGGCAACCCCTATCGTTGGGAATTGATCCGCATCGAGAACCCTGACTTGGAAATCCCTGCCGTTCGTTCTTGAGCGAATGCGGGGTTTTTGTCCTGTGGTGCTTAGCTGTTTATAGAGTTGACGAGGGGCTGGGGCTGAACCACAGGTCGGGGTCGATGATGAACAAGTGGGAGAATGCTCCCGAGGCGGGAACCCACTGGACGATCCCTCGTTGGCGAGCTTGAGCGGCATTGCGGCTGGGGACGGGCTGTAGTTGAGAGAGGGGCAAACGGCGCAACAGGGGTGGGGTGGGGATGGGCAGACCTACTTGCTGTTGATCAGGCCCCCGCAATAGGATCAGGGCTTGGGGTTGGAAGGGCAGGTGTTTGCCCAACAACAAACGACCAGGATTGAGCAGAGGAATGGGATGATCTTCGTCGCTGGATCCAGGCGAAAGCCTGAGGCGAACCGACGGGATCCCATAGCCTAGATTGGATTCAAGTTCCCCTTGAATGTCCTGCCAGGCCAAGACTCGCTGTGGCCGCAGGATCGGCAGCCCAAAGTCGAAGAACTCCGTCCCGTTGACGCGATGGGATCTTAGCTGAAAGGTGATCAACTTCTGTTGATGACTCAATGCTTCCTGCTGGGCTAAGCGCCGGGAGCGTAGCGGAGACAGTAGAGCCATGGGCTACCTCCCACTTAGTACAGTCGGAGCAGAAGCTTGGAGCACTTGCCGCAGGGAAGAGATCAGCTCCTGTTCCTGAAAGGGCTTAGAGAAATAGGCGGTTGCCCCCAAGGTGTGCGCCAGTTGTCGGTGTTTGTCGCCGCTGCGGGAAGTGAGCATAAACACAGGGAGTTGACGGTGAAGTGCGTGAGCCCGGATCTGAGCCAACAGGCCAAACCCATCCAGACGGGGCATTTCGATATCGCTGATCACCGCCTGTACCGGGATCCCGGCCTGCAACTGTTCTAACGCCTCTTGGCCATCGCGGGCTTGTTCGACGCGAAATCCAGCCTTCTCCAGGATCATGACCAGGAAACGCCGCACATTCACCGAATCTTCCACCACCAAAAGGGTGGGCTGATCGCACTCCCTGTCGTGTAAATCACGCTGGCCGGAGGAGGCGTGGAGTGGGCTCATCGCCAGAGAAGTAGGTTCCGGCGGGGATCCCTGGCTTCGGATCCAAGCGAGTAGGGCGGGTATATCCACCAGAGGCACAATCCGCCCATCCGCCAGAAGGGTGCAGCCGGAAAATCCAGGCGGTAGAGGCAGCCCCTCTTCTACAGGGCGCAGGGTGACTTCTTGTTCCCGCCAGTAGCGATCCACCTGCAGACCCAAAGGTTGGTTGCCCTCCACCACCAACAGCACGGTGGGTTGATCAATCGTAGGGGAGTCGTTGGTTTCCAGCCGTTGCCGCAGTCGGCTGAACTGAAACCACCTTCCCAACGGGATGAGGGGCACTTGATGGTCTTCCCAAACGAAAAAATCGGGGATCGCGGGGGCAGCCGTTAGTTCTGAGGGAATTAGCAATTCCTCCACCGCATTCGCTGGGAAGGCCAACCAAAGACCGTTGCATTCTGCCAGCAACACCCGCGTCACCGTCAAGGAGAGCGGCAGGGTCAGGGTAAAGAGGGTGCCCTGCCCCGGCCAAGATTCCACCTGCACCCGTCCACCTACCTGTTCGAGGTTGGTGCGCACCACGTCCATCCCCACCCCCCGTCCGGAGAGATCGCTCACCTGATCTGCCGTGCTAAAGCCAGGTTCAAAAATCAGCTCCAGCAGCTCTTGTGGGGGGGGTGGCCAGATCGGATTCCTGGAAACCCATTTGCAAGGCCCGCGCCCAGATTTTATCCAAGCGGATCCCGGCCCCATCATCTCGAACGGTGAGAAGGGTGCGATTGCCTCGGTGGGCAGCGGTAATTTCGATCAGCCCCTTGGCAGGTTTGCCCTGAGCAAGGCGAGTTTCGGGATCCTCAATGCCGTGGTCAAAGGCATTCCGAATCAGATGCAGCAAGGGATCCGCCAACAGCTCCAGGAGGGAGCGTTCGATCAGGGTGGATCCCCCCCAAACCCGTAACTCCACTGGCTTACCATAGTCCAAACTCATCTCCCGCAGAGAGCGGGGAAACCGATCCGTCAGCTCAGACAGGGGTTGCATCCGCACCTGTGCAAGACGGGTTTGCATTTGCCGGGAAGTGCGGGTAAGTTGTCGGGCATGGCCTTCGGTTTCTTGCAGGGCGATGTCGATATCGCCGGTCACCTCATCGATCTGGACGACGGTTTCCATCACCTCTTGGGCTAGAAGGTGCATTTCGCCGTAGCGATCCATCTCTAGCAGATCGAATTCTCTGGCAAACAGGCTGGCTTGAAAGGGATCCCGGATGCCAACCTCATGGCCTTCCGTGACAAGCGGAGAATGGGTAGAGGCAGTAGCAACCCGGTCGTAACTGTTGCGCAGGCGGCTGTTGGTTGCTTCGAGGGCGCGTACCCGTCGTTTCAGCAAGCTCACCAGCTCCCGCAGCCGTTGCAGGTTGCCATTCAAACCATTGCGCTCGGTGGAGAATTCCCCAAACAGTTCCTCTAGGTGTTCCAATTGTCGGGCCGGCACCCGCACCATGCCATCGCTGGGGGAGGGCAAGCCAGGATCCAACTTGGGGCCGGGAACTGCAGGTGCTGCTACGGGAAGAACCGCCGCTGGGTCAATGGCAGCCTGGCGGGATGGGAGCTGCTGGCGTGAGTGGGGCAGAGTCCTTACTTCAGAGGGTGGGCTGGGATCCCAGGCGGTGGGCAGCAGATCGAACTGGCCAATCAGCACCAAAGCCTGAGACCGCCGCCACGCTTGTAAAGCAGCCTGAGCCAGGGACAACACCTGCTCCTTGGCCTCCACAGGGGTTGCTTCTAAGGTTTGGGCTAGGGATCCACAGAGGGTGGCGAAAGCGGGCAAGTCCAACATTTCCCCCAGTGCCCCCAATTCTTGGCTGGCGATGAGAAATTCCTCCCTCAGGCAGGGTTGTGGCTACGTAGGGATCCCACTTCCCATTGGCCCAAAGCAGGTAGAGCCCCGAGTCGGATCATCTGTCTTTTCAGACCTGAGCTGGGGGAAAGAAGCAAGTTTTGCAGCACTTCCTCGCTCATCCAGTCGCTTAATTTCCGAATGGCCTCAACAGATACCAGCTGCTCTTCTGCTATCCAACCCAAAACCTGG contains:
- the trpC gene encoding indole-3-glycerol phosphate synthase TrpC, whose amino-acid sequence is MTIRRRSPAPAVVVASQVYQTASPEAEPRHILEEIVWHKEQEVERQRQQVPLKQLQQQVAQAPPTRDFVAALTQSLHPVSLIAEVKKASPSRGVLRDPFDPVAIAQSYVAGGASCLSVLTDERFFQGSGESLRQIRAAVGIPLLCKEFILYPYQILWARSLGADAVLLIAAILSDADLGYFLKLIAQLGMAALLEVHTPQELQRVLRLPQLKEAKGRVLIGINNRDLRTFTVDLNTTHNLLAAYRDPLADLPVVSESGIHTDADLQQLQAWGVRSVLVGEALVKQPDPGQAARHLLASH
- a CDS encoding DUF5340 domain-containing protein yields the protein MKRIPVPAHVHYEFLLRVLERQTFPAVEEQDFNNRARMQELINSLRKALTQQQQLEEDWRQRGYQVDHRWNMEEP
- a CDS encoding heavy-metal-associated domain-containing protein; protein product: MQTALTVPKLACLACVETITQAVQQLDPQAHVQADPKTKQVVITSERPVSDLRQALIQVGYPPV
- a CDS encoding heavy metal translocating P-type ATPase, whose protein sequence is MSAQKVSSGALSVFTPPGEGTWQLALQGMSCASCAHSIEQALTQVPGVSQASVNFATEQATVKGDPKLVNPQGLIRAVEQAGYQARLIQDDWPDPTDAERIAQRAAERELRLKVAIGVSISTVLVIGSLPMMLGMEIPGFPMWLHNPWLQLLLTAPVQFWVGKHFYRGAWAAWQRRSADMNTLVALGTSAAFFYSLFPTVFPHYFSQQGLQPDVYYEVSAVVTTLILVGKWMEQQAKGQTSEAIRKLMGLQPKTARVIRQGVERDIPIREVQVGDQIRVRPGEKVPVDGVVLEGSSAVDESMVTGESLPIQKSVGDEVIGATLNRTGSFVMEARRVGKDTVLAQIVRLVQEAQGSKAPIQQLADQVTAWFVPAVIGVAILTFILWWVLASNPTLALVNTIGVLIIACPCALGLATPTSIMVGTGRGAELGVLIKSANSLELAHRLCTVVLDKTGTLTEGRPTVTDIWTNGPSSLAVLRLAAAVERHSEHPLAQAVVQKAEAEGITIPAVQHFQAMVGNGAEAWVEDQRIRIGRLSWLQELGILWDPAWAEQVQAWESQGKTVIGVTQSESLLGLLAIADPLKPTSPEAVQQLQQMGLEVIMLTGDNPTTAEAIAQQAGIRRVIAQVRPDQKAAHIRQLRQPQHLVAMVGDGINDAPALAEADVGIAIGTGTDVAIAASDITLMSGDLRGVVTAIQLSRATLNNIRQNLFFAFIYNTLGIPIAAGVLYPFTGWLLNPIVAGAAMALSSVSVVTNALRLRRFRPR
- a CDS encoding Hsp20/alpha crystallin family protein → MNIVRWDPFREIDEIQREMNRMFDRLVPRANDGDLGFAFVPAVEMHDDPEAITLKLELPGLDANDLDIQATAEAISISGERRFEKRSEDKGVTRSEFRYGRFQRVIPLPNRIQHDQVKAEYKDGILTLTLPKAESEKAQLVKVNVVS
- a CDS encoding PepSY domain-containing protein, producing the protein MVLNKMTIRKIHRILAPILFLPLVVTVLTGSLYQIALLNQNFDYYWLIQIHKGQWGPLNLQAVYPFLNGLGLLVIAATGLSMWLQTRPNRRPKRTEP
- a CDS encoding VOC family protein, yielding MDDSSIDDLGIAHGTMVLTGLFHIAIKTNDLEATIRFYTQILGMRQVPRPNFGFPGAWLACPTPENPAILHIYAGGPALGKSGVAPLETGAIDHVSLQAVGFHELKRRIAQLGLSCREFIVPGTSLWQLFVYDPNGVLLELTFDGQAEADPLPDLSPGRAYVAGDPFFDPMEYQVLSQSRHESLV
- a CDS encoding acetyl-CoA carboxylase carboxyltransferase subunit alpha, whose amino-acid sequence is MTKSTDRMLLDFEQPVAALEQRIEEIRSLAEDNEIEASEQIRQLEAKAEELRREIFRQLTPVERLQVARHPRRPSTLDYVQTICDDWFELHGDRHGQDDPAIVGGLAKLEDRPVVILGHQKGRDTKDNIHRNFGMPNPAGYRKALRLMEHAHRFGLPLLTFIDTPGAYPGLKAEEEGQGEAIAANLQALFRLEIPIICTVIGEGGSGGALAIGIGDRVLMFEHAVYSVISPEGCATILWKDAKKAPQAAAALRITAQDLLQLEVIDEILPEPVGGAHRAPVEAAQALKQALLRHLQELSSLSGRQLREDRYQKFRRMGSFLEVTR
- a CDS encoding ATP-binding response regulator, producing the protein MSDLSGRGVGMDVVRTNLEQVGGRVQVESWPGQGTLFTLTLPLSLTVTRVLLAECNGLWLAFPANAVEELLIPSELTAAPAIPDFFVWEDHQVPLIPLGRWFQFSRLRQRLETNDSPTIDQPTVLLVVEGNQPLGLQVDRYWREQEVTLRPVEEGLPLPPGFSGCTLLADGRIVPLVDIPALLAWIRSQGSPPEPTSLAMSPLHASSGQRDLHDRECDQPTLLVVEDSVNVRRFLVMILEKAGFRVEQARDGQEALEQLQAGIPVQAVISDIEMPRLDGFGLLAQIRAHALHRQLPVFMLTSRSGDKHRQLAHTLGATAYFSKPFQEQELISSLRQVLQASAPTVLSGR